In Nostoc sp. CENA543, a single genomic region encodes these proteins:
- the secE gene encoding preprotein translocase subunit SecE — protein MAKKNEAEITEPAGGFNFLNFFQGTKEELEKVVWPSRKQLVSESAAVLLMVTLFASLIYLVDGLFNWVSKQVF, from the coding sequence GTGGCCAAAAAGAACGAAGCAGAAATTACAGAACCCGCAGGCGGATTTAACTTCCTCAATTTCTTTCAAGGAACAAAAGAAGAACTAGAGAAGGTAGTTTGGCCAAGTCGCAAACAACTAGTCAGCGAATCAGCTGCTGTATTGTTGATGGTGACACTCTTTGCTTCTTTGATCTATTTGGTTGATGGATTGTTTAATTGGGTATCAAAGCAGGTATTCTGA
- a CDS encoding glycosyltransferase family 2 protein, which translates to MKFSIVISTYNRLHLLRRAIDSALRQTIPCEVVVADDCSSEETEKYVRSLGDAVVYHRNYVNQGHAATVNAGVEKASGDWIKFLDDDDYLDIHCIEKMSQAIALCPDAVICSCIAAQVDTNATEISRTPNFGSGLAFYIPQVDIHYGMLLELIPFGTPVQVACRRDAFLKSGGWDTQFSVCDDIDSWIRIAQFGHGIFLNECLAYRMIWPGGYNQKFSFIHRLHTNILMKEKIYSFVNDKHRHHLPKMEDIKNYLKLHWTMVAFKRKDLQSCFALINSSALSFNSWKFLINVVYSRKRKMYNSHIQKIVLMEK; encoded by the coding sequence ATGAAATTTAGTATTGTTATTTCTACTTATAACCGTCTCCATTTGTTACGTCGGGCTATTGATTCTGCACTGAGACAAACTATTCCTTGTGAAGTGGTGGTTGCTGATGACTGTTCATCGGAGGAAACGGAAAAGTATGTCAGAAGTTTGGGTGATGCTGTAGTTTATCATCGTAATTACGTCAATCAAGGTCATGCGGCTACAGTCAATGCTGGTGTGGAAAAAGCTAGCGGTGATTGGATCAAGTTTTTAGATGATGATGACTATTTAGATATCCATTGTATTGAAAAGATGAGTCAGGCGATCGCACTTTGTCCTGATGCAGTGATTTGCTCTTGCATTGCGGCGCAAGTCGATACTAATGCAACAGAAATCAGTCGCACCCCTAACTTTGGATCTGGTTTAGCTTTTTATATTCCCCAAGTAGATATTCACTACGGTATGCTTTTGGAACTCATTCCCTTTGGTACACCAGTTCAAGTTGCTTGTCGTCGAGATGCGTTTTTGAAAAGTGGTGGCTGGGATACTCAATTTTCTGTGTGTGATGATATAGATTCTTGGATTCGGATTGCTCAATTTGGTCATGGAATTTTTCTCAATGAATGTCTTGCTTACCGCATGATTTGGCCTGGTGGTTACAATCAAAAATTCTCTTTTATTCACAGATTGCATACAAATATATTGATGAAAGAAAAAATTTACTCTTTTGTTAACGACAAACATCGCCATCATTTACCTAAGATGGAAGATATCAAAAATTATTTAAAATTACACTGGACTATGGTTGCTTTCAAGAGAAAAGATTTGCAAAGTTGTTTTGCTTTAATCAATTCCTCCGCCTTATCTTTTAATAGTTGGAAATTCTTAATAAATGTAGTCTACTCTCGAAAAAGAAAAATGTATAACTCCCATATTCAAAAAATAGTGCTGATGGAAAAATAA
- the rplK gene encoding 50S ribosomal protein L11 → MAKKVVAVIKLALNAGKANPAPPVGPALGQHGVNIMMFCKEYNAKTADQAGMVIPVEISVYEDRSFTFVLKTPPASVLIRKAAKIERGSDQPNKKKVGSITTAQLREIAQTKLPDLNANDIDAAMNIVAGTARNMGVTIKD, encoded by the coding sequence ATGGCAAAGAAAGTAGTAGCGGTCATTAAACTGGCCCTGAATGCTGGAAAAGCCAACCCAGCACCCCCAGTTGGCCCTGCCTTGGGTCAACATGGTGTTAACATCATGATGTTCTGCAAAGAGTACAACGCCAAAACAGCCGACCAAGCTGGCATGGTAATTCCCGTAGAAATCTCGGTTTATGAAGACCGGAGTTTTACATTCGTACTCAAAACGCCTCCAGCATCAGTATTGATTCGCAAAGCGGCAAAAATTGAAAGAGGTTCTGACCAACCCAATAAAAAGAAAGTTGGTTCAATTACCACAGCACAGTTGCGGGAAATTGCTCAAACCAAACTACCTGACCTCAACGCCAATGATATAGATGCGGCGATGAACATTGTGGCAGGAACAGCCAGAAACATGGGCGTAACCATTAAAGATTGA
- the rplA gene encoding 50S ribosomal protein L1: MVKKVSRRLRELQAKVEERDYAPLDALALLKETATAKFAEAAEAHIRLGIDPKYTDQQLRTTVALPKGTGQIVRVAVIARGEKVTEASSAGADVVGSEELIDEIQKGRMDFDKLIATPDVMPQVAKLGKLLGPRGLMPSPKGGTVTFDIASAIAEFKAGKLEFRADRTGIVHVMFGKASFSPEDLLVNLKALQETIDRNRPSGAKGRYWRSVYVSATMGPSIKVDVTALRDLKLTEAA, from the coding sequence ATGGTGAAAAAAGTATCACGTCGCTTGCGAGAGTTGCAAGCAAAAGTAGAAGAAAGGGACTATGCACCTTTAGATGCTTTAGCTTTGCTCAAAGAAACAGCTACAGCTAAATTTGCGGAAGCTGCGGAAGCACATATCCGCCTAGGTATTGATCCAAAATATACAGACCAACAATTACGTACCACAGTTGCACTACCTAAAGGTACAGGGCAAATAGTCAGAGTAGCAGTAATTGCTCGTGGGGAAAAAGTTACAGAAGCCTCTAGTGCTGGTGCTGATGTAGTTGGTTCAGAAGAATTAATTGACGAAATCCAAAAAGGTAGAATGGATTTCGACAAGCTAATTGCTACACCAGATGTGATGCCACAGGTAGCCAAACTAGGTAAATTATTAGGCCCCCGTGGTTTGATGCCATCACCCAAAGGTGGTACAGTGACATTTGACATAGCAAGTGCGATCGCAGAATTCAAAGCAGGTAAATTAGAATTCCGGGCTGACCGTACAGGTATTGTTCATGTTATGTTTGGTAAGGCATCCTTCTCGCCTGAAGATTTGTTAGTAAACTTGAAGGCGTTACAAGAAACCATTGACCGTAACCGTCCTTCAGGAGCTAAAGGCCGCTACTGGCGTTCAGTTTATGTATCTGCCACAATGGGGCCATCCATTAAAGTCGATGTTACAGCTCTCAGAGATTTAAAACTGACCGAAGCAGCTTAA
- a CDS encoding HlyD family efflux transporter periplasmic adaptor subunit yields MRHPLLANAAQARQTKQVFARPEDQLSYELGKAVKELPPLYTRLLAGTISFVVFGAIAWAGLSEIDEVAVAQGELIASTQVRPVTSLGNGAIVAIKVEEGDRVTKDQVLIQRDPDLKQTDVTRLSRSSQLIQEDLQRLQAERLGDRAANTEIQDELLKSRLRDYQARQAAAEAEANRQRALIDQARVRLTRLQDNLASARTGVINAKTNLANAESIRDKVESNLGIAQSREENLRTLITPGAVPRVDYLEAKERLTRAQTEITRAKDEVTNAQNRITEAQDKVTSLEKDIAAQAQEIRQAQAAYQAAWSQAQRVASERKSEILTQINKRQEELTNVTGQLEQAKKETDGETIKAPVAGTIYKIKATKGPVQAGEELLSILPEGEEILLEVKVLNRDIGFIQKGMKAKVKMATFPFQEFGTIDGEVVQVSPNATVDKELGLVFPTRIKLQKHTLTVRGQEVAFTPGMAATGEIVTRKKSILTFILEPVTRRFSEAFSVR; encoded by the coding sequence ATGAGACATCCCCTATTAGCTAATGCGGCTCAAGCGCGTCAAACCAAACAGGTATTCGCTAGACCAGAAGACCAATTATCCTATGAACTCGGTAAAGCTGTAAAAGAATTACCGCCGCTTTACACCAGATTATTAGCAGGAACAATTAGCTTTGTGGTATTTGGCGCGATCGCCTGGGCTGGTTTGTCAGAAATCGATGAGGTGGCGGTAGCACAAGGGGAATTAATCGCCTCTACTCAGGTAAGACCAGTGACATCTCTGGGTAATGGGGCGATTGTCGCGATTAAAGTAGAAGAAGGCGATCGCGTTACTAAGGATCAAGTCCTGATTCAGCGTGACCCAGACCTCAAACAAACCGATGTCACACGCCTCTCTCGCAGTAGCCAATTAATTCAAGAAGATTTGCAGCGTTTACAAGCAGAACGATTGGGCGATCGCGCTGCCAATACAGAAATCCAAGATGAACTGCTAAAATCCCGCCTGCGCGACTACCAAGCCCGTCAAGCCGCCGCCGAAGCCGAAGCCAATCGCCAACGAGCCTTGATTGATCAAGCAAGGGTACGCCTAACTAGGTTACAAGATAATCTTGCTAGTGCCAGAACTGGTGTAATTAACGCTAAAACTAACCTTGCCAATGCCGAAAGTATTCGTGACAAGGTCGAAAGTAATCTCGGAATTGCCCAAAGTCGTGAAGAAAATCTCCGTACTCTGATTACTCCCGGTGCTGTCCCCAGAGTCGATTATCTGGAAGCCAAAGAAAGACTAACACGCGCCCAAACAGAGATTACCAGGGCTAAAGATGAAGTCACAAACGCCCAAAATCGCATCACAGAAGCCCAAGATAAAGTTACATCACTAGAAAAAGATATTGCAGCCCAAGCCCAAGAAATTCGCCAAGCCCAAGCTGCCTATCAAGCTGCTTGGAGTCAAGCACAACGCGTGGCATCGGAACGCAAAAGTGAAATTCTCACCCAAATTAATAAGCGTCAAGAAGAACTGACAAATGTCACTGGCCAATTAGAACAAGCCAAAAAAGAAACTGATGGGGAGACAATCAAAGCTCCAGTAGCTGGTACTATCTACAAAATTAAAGCCACTAAAGGGCCAGTCCAAGCCGGTGAAGAATTATTGTCTATCCTTCCCGAAGGTGAAGAAATTCTCTTAGAAGTCAAAGTCCTGAATCGTGATATCGGTTTTATTCAAAAAGGAATGAAAGCAAAAGTGAAAATGGCAACTTTTCCGTTTCAAGAATTCGGCACTATTGACGGTGAAGTTGTGCAAGTTAGTCCTAATGCTACCGTTGATAAAGAGTTGGGTCTAGTTTTTCCCACGAGAATCAAACTACAAAAACATACCCTCACAGTGCGTGGTCAAGAGGTGGCTTTTACCCCTGGTATGGCGGCTACAGGTGAAATTGTGACGCGGAAAAAGTCGATTCTGACTTTTATTCTCGAACCTGTAACTCGTCGATTTAGTGAAGCATTTTCTGTAAGATAA
- a CDS encoding DUF4326 domain-containing protein produces the protein MSELITVASQRDLQSDKEYINIRVDGASVLSNPFDFTDQSSRDKACDAYAEWLILNMQTALTADTFIHVSLEKWILQGLSISQKYKNPHVQDVARQLKLLLGLLQCGQKLKLICSCRQSDERVRCHADSIKLALEKMYQHHHRLQNIA, from the coding sequence ATGAGTGAACTGATTACAGTAGCCTCTCAACGAGACTTGCAATCTGACAAAGAGTATATAAATATACGAGTAGACGGAGCGTCAGTATTAAGCAATCCCTTTGATTTCACTGATCAATCTAGTAGAGATAAAGCTTGTGATGCCTATGCTGAGTGGCTAATTTTAAATATGCAAACTGCTTTAACAGCAGATACTTTTATTCATGTTTCCTTGGAAAAGTGGATACTTCAGGGATTAAGTATATCTCAAAAGTATAAAAATCCTCATGTTCAAGATGTCGCTCGTCAATTAAAGCTGCTTCTGGGATTGTTACAATGTGGTCAAAAACTTAAGTTAATCTGTTCGTGTCGGCAATCTGATGAAAGGGTTCGCTGTCATGCAGACAGTATCAAGTTAGCATTAGAAAAAATGTATCAACATCATCATCGCTTGCAAAATATAGCCTGA
- a CDS encoding efflux RND transporter permease subunit, producing MQEVNKSGGFSLSSISIRQHIGTLMLTLAVIVLGVFFIIKLPVDLLPSITYPRIGVRIQAPGISPEVAIDEVTKPLEEAFSATEGVIQVFSQTREGQVSIDLYFQPGGNIDQALNDATAAFNRARSTLPDTIESPRLFKVDPSQLPVYEMALTSPSLTGVDLRVFAEEELARELGVVPGVAGVDVSGGLQEEVRVNLDLDRLQALGVGLTDVLDELRNRNQDISGGRILGVNSEPLTRTVGRFKTADEIRNLSFEVSSPVTNTQSSVPSRRVYLRDFAEVIDGSEQQRVYVSLNGEPAVKVSIQKQPDANTINVVDAVKTRLEQLRTGGVIPEGTIITPTLDESKFIRNSISNVTSSGLIGTALAAIAVLLFLGSLRQTFIIVVAIPLATLAAIILMGVFGLSINVFSLGGLALGVGIVVDNSIVMLESIAEGVGMTPGKDTKSRLRPQQLIAQAEKSSQAVESALIASTSTNLVAVLPFLLIGGFIALLFNELILTISFSVAASILIAATVVPMMTSRMLGWRFSSNLSNFWLLKQFNRRFEASARMYAGCLKNILRWRLVTVAIAILIFGGGSLWMAPQIPQQILPRINTGQANLFAQFPPGTPLETNRKVMTAVEEIIRQQPETEYVFSTAGGALFGTTTNANPLRGTSNITLKTGTNVDAYVERLTAAVNKLNLAGIRLRISPGQVRGLIVNNSPVRNADVDVILQGNDSQSLEAASRQVLAALEERVTQARFRPDADDRQPEIQIRPDWERVSALGLNTQDIGNTIQTALEGSVPTQLQRGNRLVDVRVQLNQSTVQTPSQLQRLPLFVDGNRQVRLSDVAQIVEGQAPGEIQRINQRQVIIFAGNLTEGASLSEAIAQVQDVINSLELPEGVSVLPSAAATSNQELQSSLQILGGLATFLVFVVMAVQYNSLIDPLAIMFTIPLALAGGIFGLYITKTAIGATVIVGAVLLVGIVVNNAIIMVELANQIREREQIDRRTAILQAAPQRLRPVLMTTITTVLGMFPLALGIGEGSEFLQPLGVVVFSGLSLATLLTLFIIPCFYTLLHDLLGGTWIKSMSLWLRFWKKKLDKA from the coding sequence ATGCAGGAAGTGAATAAAAGCGGTGGATTTAGTCTCAGTTCCATCTCTATCCGCCAACATATCGGCACTCTGATGCTTACTTTGGCGGTGATTGTTTTAGGTGTGTTCTTTATTATCAAGCTGCCAGTAGATTTACTGCCTTCCATTACCTATCCTCGTATTGGTGTGCGGATACAAGCACCAGGTATTTCGCCAGAGGTAGCCATTGATGAAGTCACTAAACCTTTAGAAGAAGCTTTTTCTGCTACGGAGGGTGTGATTCAGGTTTTTTCTCAAACTCGTGAAGGGCAAGTCAGCATAGATTTATACTTTCAGCCAGGCGGTAATATTGACCAAGCTTTAAATGATGCCACAGCAGCCTTTAATAGAGCCAGAAGCACTTTACCAGATACGATTGAATCACCTCGTCTATTCAAAGTTGACCCTTCCCAATTACCGGTCTACGAAATGGCTTTAACTTCCCCTTCTTTAACAGGGGTTGATTTACGGGTATTTGCAGAAGAAGAATTAGCACGGGAATTAGGCGTTGTTCCTGGGGTAGCTGGGGTAGATGTATCAGGGGGTTTACAAGAAGAAGTCAGAGTTAACCTCGATTTAGACCGTTTACAAGCATTAGGTGTAGGTTTAACTGATGTCTTAGATGAGTTGAGAAATCGCAACCAAGATATTTCCGGTGGTCGGATTTTGGGTGTGAATTCTGAACCACTCACCAGAACTGTAGGACGATTTAAAACTGCCGATGAAATTAGAAACTTATCTTTTGAAGTCTCTTCCCCAGTCACTAATACCCAGTCCTCAGTCCCCAGTCGTCGCGTTTATCTGCGAGACTTCGCCGAAGTTATCGACGGTTCAGAACAACAGAGGGTATATGTCTCCTTAAACGGTGAACCTGCTGTAAAAGTCAGTATTCAAAAGCAACCAGATGCCAACACTATCAATGTAGTTGATGCTGTAAAAACCCGTTTAGAACAGTTGCGGACGGGAGGTGTCATCCCTGAAGGTACGATCATTACACCTACCTTAGACGAATCTAAATTTATCCGTAATTCTATTTCTAATGTTACGAGTTCTGGGTTAATTGGTACAGCCCTCGCCGCGATCGCAGTTTTATTATTTCTGGGTTCTCTGCGTCAAACCTTTATCATCGTCGTTGCTATCCCCCTAGCCACCCTAGCCGCAATCATTCTCATGGGTGTCTTTGGCTTATCCATCAACGTATTTAGCTTGGGTGGTTTAGCTTTGGGTGTGGGTATTGTTGTAGACAACTCCATCGTCATGCTAGAAAGCATTGCTGAAGGGGTGGGGATGACACCAGGGAAGGATACTAAAAGCCGTTTGCGTCCACAACAATTAATTGCTCAAGCCGAAAAAAGTAGCCAAGCAGTAGAATCAGCCTTAATTGCCTCTACAAGTACCAACTTAGTGGCAGTCTTACCATTTTTGCTGATTGGTGGCTTTATTGCTTTATTATTCAACGAATTAATTCTCACTATTAGTTTTTCCGTTGCAGCTTCCATCTTGATAGCCGCTACCGTTGTTCCTATGATGACCTCGCGGATGTTAGGCTGGCGATTTTCGAGTAATTTGAGTAACTTTTGGCTATTAAAGCAATTTAATCGCCGTTTTGAAGCCTCAGCCAGAATGTATGCAGGTTGCTTAAAAAATATATTACGTTGGCGATTAGTAACAGTAGCGATCGCTATACTCATCTTCGGTGGTGGTAGTCTATGGATGGCCCCCCAAATTCCCCAACAAATTCTCCCCCGCATCAACACCGGACAAGCTAACCTCTTCGCCCAGTTTCCCCCAGGTACACCCCTAGAAACTAACCGCAAAGTCATGACTGCGGTAGAAGAAATCATCCGCCAACAACCAGAAACAGAATATGTTTTTTCCACCGCCGGGGGTGCATTATTTGGAACTACTACCAATGCCAATCCCCTGCGCGGTACTAGCAACATTACCCTCAAAACAGGTACTAACGTAGATGCTTACGTTGAAAGACTAACAGCAGCTGTTAACAAGTTGAATCTAGCTGGTATTCGTTTGCGGATCTCACCAGGCCAAGTCCGAGGTTTAATTGTCAATAATTCACCTGTGCGTAACGCTGATGTTGACGTAATTCTCCAAGGTAATGACTCACAAAGTTTAGAAGCGGCTAGTCGTCAAGTATTAGCCGCCTTAGAAGAACGCGTCACCCAAGCTAGATTCCGTCCTGATGCTGATGATAGACAACCAGAAATTCAAATCCGTCCCGACTGGGAAAGAGTCTCAGCTTTAGGATTAAACACCCAAGATATCGGAAATACAATTCAAACAGCCTTAGAAGGTAGCGTTCCCACCCAACTACAACGGGGTAATCGTCTAGTTGATGTGAGAGTGCAATTAAATCAAAGCACAGTCCAAACACCTTCTCAACTACAAAGATTACCTTTATTTGTCGATGGTAATCGTCAAGTCCGCTTAAGTGATGTAGCTCAAATCGTCGAAGGTCAAGCCCCAGGCGAGATTCAGCGTATCAACCAACGTCAAGTCATCATTTTTGCAGGTAACTTAACCGAAGGTGCTAGCCTGAGTGAAGCGATCGCCCAAGTACAAGATGTCATAAATAGTCTAGAATTACCAGAAGGTGTGAGTGTTTTACCCAGTGCGGCCGCCACATCCAACCAAGAATTACAAAGTTCATTACAGATTTTAGGCGGATTAGCTACCTTTTTAGTATTCGTAGTCATGGCGGTGCAGTACAATTCCCTAATTGACCCACTAGCCATCATGTTCACTATCCCTCTAGCTTTAGCTGGCGGTATTTTTGGACTTTACATCACCAAAACAGCCATAGGTGCAACTGTTATTGTCGGTGCAGTTTTACTTGTGGGGATTGTAGTCAACAATGCAATCATTATGGTGGAATTAGCTAATCAAATCCGCGAACGAGAACAAATAGACCGCAGAACAGCCATCTTACAAGCTGCACCCCAAAGGTTACGTCCCGTTTTAATGACCACTATCACCACAGTCTTAGGTATGTTCCCCTTAGCATTGGGCATTGGAGAAGGTTCGGAATTTCTGCAACCCCTGGGTGTAGTTGTATTTTCTGGTTTATCTTTAGCAACCCTACTAACTTTATTTATCATCCCCTGTTTCTACACCCTACTCCATGATTTACTAGGAGGCACTTGGATTAAATCAATGTCATTATGGCTACGTTTCTGGAAGAAAAAGTTAGATAAAGCCTAA
- a CDS encoding SDR family oxidoreductase, with protein MFLVTGATGDIGRRVVRLLRQQEQSVRAFVRLTSPYGELEHRGAELFIGDLKDDKDIAKACRGVQYIISSHGSDSDALALDYRANIELIDQAKANKVQHFVFISVLGSDRGYEDAPVFKAKRAVERYLVASGLNYTILRPAGLASNLLPLAERFRDTGLYLLIGDPKNRTSIVSTDDLARITVDSVSVPGALNQIFPIGGPEILYRGDIPQIFGRIFNKEPMIINSPLLAVDGLRAMLGLINPPAQQALGTFRTLLSNEFFCRKEEIANIEQTFSFSLETLESFLKRYLAV; from the coding sequence ATGTTTTTGGTAACTGGAGCAACGGGAGATATTGGTCGTCGAGTGGTGCGACTGCTACGCCAACAAGAGCAGTCTGTGCGCGCATTTGTTCGCCTCACCTCGCCTTATGGTGAATTAGAACATCGAGGGGCAGAACTTTTTATCGGTGATTTAAAGGATGACAAAGATATAGCCAAAGCTTGTCGAGGCGTTCAATATATTATCAGTTCCCACGGTTCTGATAGTGATGCTCTGGCTTTAGATTACCGAGCTAACATTGAACTCATTGATCAGGCAAAAGCTAACAAAGTCCAGCATTTCGTCTTTATATCCGTCTTAGGATCTGATCGGGGATACGAAGATGCTCCCGTGTTCAAAGCTAAACGGGCTGTAGAACGTTATTTAGTGGCTAGTGGCTTAAATTACACTATTTTACGCCCTGCTGGACTAGCATCTAATTTACTTCCCTTAGCAGAAAGATTCCGTGACACGGGCTTATATTTATTGATTGGCGACCCGAAAAATCGGACTTCTATCGTGAGTACAGATGATTTAGCCAGAATCACCGTAGATTCCGTGAGTGTCCCTGGCGCACTGAATCAAATCTTTCCCATCGGAGGCCCAGAAATCTTATACCGTGGAGACATTCCCCAAATCTTTGGGCGCATATTTAATAAAGAGCCAATGATCATTAACTCACCATTATTAGCGGTGGATGGGTTAAGGGCTATGTTGGGATTGATTAACCCGCCAGCACAACAGGCTTTGGGAACTTTTCGGACATTACTGTCCAACGAATTTTTCTGTAGAAAAGAGGAAATAGCTAATATAGAGCAAACTTTCAGTTTTTCCCTGGAAACTCTAGAAAGTTTCTTAAAACGCTATTTAGCAGTCTGA
- the rplS gene encoding 50S ribosomal protein L19, protein MNAQEIIRSIEGEHLKSNLPQIYVGDTVKVGVKIKEGEKYRVQPYEGVVIAMRNGGINETITVRRVFQGVGVERVFLVHSPRIDSIKVIRRGKVRRAKLYYLRGRVGKATRIKQRFDRAL, encoded by the coding sequence ATGAACGCCCAGGAAATTATCCGTTCCATCGAAGGGGAACACCTAAAATCTAACCTGCCACAAATATACGTCGGTGATACCGTCAAAGTTGGCGTAAAAATCAAAGAAGGCGAAAAATATCGTGTACAGCCCTATGAAGGCGTAGTCATCGCCATGCGTAATGGCGGTATCAACGAAACCATTACAGTCCGCAGAGTCTTCCAAGGGGTAGGCGTTGAACGAGTATTTCTAGTTCATTCTCCTCGCATTGATAGCATCAAAGTTATCCGTCGCGGTAAAGTCAGACGAGCAAAACTTTACTATCTCAGAGGCCGTGTTGGTAAAGCTACCCGCATTAAACAACGCTTTGATCGTGCCTTATAA
- the rplJ gene encoding 50S ribosomal protein L10, with amino-acid sequence MGRTLENKKEIVAELKESLSESTLAIVIDYQGLTVAEITDLRRRLRPTGTICKVTKNTFMGIAIQDDEKWQPMSELLKGSSAFLLVKEDFSGAIKAYQDFQKASKKTELRGGVMEGRLLKEPDVKALGDLPSKEQLMGQIAGAINALATKIAVGINEVPGGLARALQAVADKENSGASAGE; translated from the coding sequence ATGGGTAGAACACTAGAAAACAAAAAAGAAATAGTTGCGGAACTCAAAGAAAGTTTGAGTGAGTCAACTTTGGCAATAGTAATTGACTACCAAGGTCTGACAGTTGCCGAAATTACCGACTTACGGCGGCGGTTACGTCCCACCGGCACTATCTGTAAAGTGACCAAAAACACTTTCATGGGTATTGCCATTCAAGACGATGAAAAATGGCAACCGATGTCGGAGTTGCTCAAAGGTTCTTCAGCATTCTTGTTAGTTAAAGAAGACTTTTCTGGAGCTATTAAGGCTTACCAAGATTTCCAAAAAGCTTCCAAGAAGACAGAACTTCGCGGCGGCGTAATGGAAGGCCGCTTGCTGAAAGAGCCGGATGTCAAAGCTTTAGGAGACTTGCCATCCAAGGAACAACTCATGGGTCAAATTGCAGGAGCTATCAACGCTTTGGCAACAAAAATTGCTGTGGGTATCAACGAAGTTCCTGGTGGACTGGCGCGTGCTTTGCAAGCTGTTGCTGACAAAGAAAATAGCGGTGCAAGTGCTGGTGAATAG
- the rplL gene encoding 50S ribosomal protein L7/L12, which produces MSAATEQILEQLKSLTLLEAAELVKQIEEAFGVSAAAPVGVAVAAPTAVAAAEPVEEKTEFDVILESVPADKKIAVLKVVREITGLGLKEAKDLVEAAPKAIKEAIAKEAAEDAKKRIEEAGGKVTVK; this is translated from the coding sequence ATGTCTGCTGCAACCGAACAAATTTTAGAACAATTGAAATCCTTGACCTTGTTGGAAGCTGCTGAATTAGTTAAGCAAATCGAAGAAGCTTTCGGCGTAAGTGCTGCTGCACCTGTTGGCGTAGCTGTTGCTGCTCCTACTGCTGTTGCTGCTGCTGAACCAGTAGAAGAGAAGACCGAATTTGACGTAATTCTGGAATCTGTTCCTGCTGATAAGAAGATTGCTGTACTGAAAGTTGTTCGTGAAATCACTGGTCTGGGTCTGAAAGAAGCTAAAGACTTAGTAGAAGCTGCGCCTAAAGCTATTAAGGAAGCTATTGCTAAGGAAGCAGCTGAAGATGCTAAGAAGCGCATTGAGGAAGCTGGCGGTAAAGTAACTGTTAAGTAA
- the nusG gene encoding transcription termination/antitermination protein NusG: protein MTSATDEPMNSALQSEETAETASKEARWYAVQVASGCEKRVKTNLEQRIQTFDVADKIIQVEIPHTPSVKIRKDGSRQHTEEKVFPGYVLVRMVMDDDTWQVVRNTSHVINFVGAEQKRATGRSRGHVKPLPLSHSEVERIFKQTSEQEPIVKIDMATGDKIVVLSGPFKDFEGEVIEVSPERSKLKALLSIFGRDTPVELEFNQVEKQS, encoded by the coding sequence ATGACTTCTGCAACAGACGAACCAATGAACTCGGCGTTGCAGTCAGAGGAAACAGCAGAAACAGCGTCAAAAGAAGCACGCTGGTATGCAGTCCAGGTAGCCTCCGGCTGCGAAAAACGGGTGAAAACCAACTTGGAGCAGCGCATTCAAACCTTTGATGTCGCAGATAAAATTATCCAAGTAGAAATTCCCCATACGCCATCTGTAAAAATCCGCAAAGATGGTAGCCGCCAACACACAGAGGAAAAGGTGTTTCCTGGTTATGTGCTAGTGCGGATGGTAATGGATGATGACACTTGGCAGGTAGTACGCAATACATCCCATGTAATTAATTTTGTGGGAGCAGAACAAAAACGAGCTACAGGCAGAAGCCGTGGTCACGTAAAGCCACTACCCTTGAGTCATTCAGAAGTAGAACGTATATTCAAACAAACCAGTGAACAAGAGCCAATAGTCAAGATTGACATGGCGACTGGTGATAAGATAGTCGTGCTTTCAGGCCCATTCAAGGATTTTGAAGGCGAGGTGATTGAAGTGAGTCCAGAACGGAGTAAACTAAAAGCCTTGCTATCGATTTTCGGGCGAGACACACCAGTAGAACTGGAATTTAATCAGGTAGAAAAACAGAGCTAA